A section of the Passer domesticus isolate bPasDom1 chromosome 17, bPasDom1.hap1, whole genome shotgun sequence genome encodes:
- the RNF185 gene encoding E3 ubiquitin-protein ligase RNF185, translated as MASKGPTTSASTKSSSTGGTSGSSSSNGSGDTTNQDNTFECNICLDTAKDAVISLCGHLFCWPCLHQWLETRPNRQVCPVCKAGISRDKVIPLYGRGSTGQQDPREKTPPRPQGQRPEPENRGGFQGFGFGDGGFQMSFGIGAFPFGIFATAFNINDGRPPPAVPGTPQYVDEQFLSRLFLFVALVIMFWLLIA; from the exons ATGGCAAGCAAAGGACCCACAACTTCTGCATCAACAAAGAGCTCCAGTACTGGAGGGaccagtggcagcagcagcagtaatgGTTCTGGGGACACCACTAATCAGGACAACACTTTTGAATGCAACATCTGTTTAGACACTGCCAAGGATGCAGTTATCAGCTTGTGTGGGCACCTCTTTTG CTGGCCTTGTTTACACCAG tGGCTAGAGACGAGGCCAAACAGACAAGTGTGTCCTGTATGCAAAGCAGGAATCAGTCGAGATAAAGTTATTCCTCTGTATGGAAGAGGTagcactgggcagcaggacCCCAG AGAGAAAACTCCACCACGACCCCAAGGACAGAGACCTGAACCAGAGAACAGAGGG GGATTCCAGGGCTTTGGGTTTGGCGATGGTGGCTTCCAGATGTCCTTTGGAATTGGGGCGTTTCCCTTTGGTATATTTGCCACAGCCTTCAACATAAACGACGGGCGACCTCCTCCAG ctgttccaGGGACTCCTCAATATGTGGATGAGCAGTTCCTTTCCCGCCTCTTCCTGTTTGTGGCACTGGTGATAATGTTCTGGCTGTTGATTGCATAA